One genomic window of Acidimicrobiia bacterium includes the following:
- the rpsC gene encoding 30S ribosomal protein S3, producing the protein MGQKTHPYAFRLGIVNDWKSRWYAEKEYTELVNEDWKIRDYLFGELERGAVSRIELERSRGRVEIELFTARPGVVIGRKGAEAERLRGGLEKLTGRQVKLNINEIKDAETDATLLARGIADQIANRVAFRRAMKRAVQTAMKSGAQGVKVECKGRLGGAEMGRREWYREGRVPLHTLRADIDYGMATARTTVGAIGVKVWVYKGDLVTTLKATREKIAAEAQLASGNRGRVVPAKARAELAAGGEKKPRLIEAGGGKRLIEAGGGKRKEFAKTEAEEPRKMSADEAESVYKEEMSDVDTPIVDVNVADGNDDETTDMLETDVVVAEATPEAVVEEAAVEKEAVVEAAPAVAPEADAADAAADADTEGDK; encoded by the coding sequence GTGGGTCAGAAAACACATCCTTACGCGTTCCGTCTTGGCATCGTCAACGACTGGAAATCGCGTTGGTATGCCGAGAAGGAATATACGGAACTCGTCAACGAGGACTGGAAGATTCGCGACTACCTATTCGGCGAACTCGAGCGTGGCGCGGTGTCCCGGATCGAACTTGAGCGAAGCCGCGGTCGCGTCGAGATCGAGCTGTTCACGGCTCGTCCTGGCGTCGTTATCGGCCGCAAGGGCGCCGAAGCCGAGCGCTTGCGCGGCGGCCTGGAGAAACTCACCGGTCGTCAGGTCAAACTGAACATCAACGAGATCAAGGATGCCGAAACCGACGCCACGTTGTTGGCTCGGGGGATTGCCGATCAGATCGCCAATCGGGTTGCCTTCCGACGGGCCATGAAAAGGGCCGTGCAGACGGCCATGAAGTCGGGTGCACAGGGCGTCAAGGTTGAATGCAAGGGCCGTCTCGGCGGGGCCGAGATGGGTCGGCGCGAATGGTATCGCGAAGGCCGGGTTCCGTTGCATACGTTGCGCGCCGACATCGACTACGGAATGGCAACTGCCCGGACGACCGTCGGGGCGATCGGTGTAAAGGTTTGGGTCTACAAGGGCGACCTGGTGACCACTCTCAAGGCAACGCGTGAAAAAATTGCCGCCGAGGCGCAGCTCGCCTCTGGTAACCGCGGTCGGGTTGTCCCGGCCAAGGCACGGGCCGAGCTTGCTGCTGGTGGTGAGAAGAAGCCACGTCTCATCGAAGCCGGTGGTGGCAAGCGTCTCATCGAAGCCGGTGGTGGCAAGCGCAAGGAATTTGCCAAAACCGAGGCTGAAGAGCCCCGCAAGATGAGTGCAGATGAAGCCGAATCGGTATACAAGGAAGAGATGTCAGACGTTGACACTCCGATTGTCGACGTCAACGTTGCCGACGGCAATGACGACGAGACAACGGACATGCTTGAAACTGACGTCGTCGTTGCCGAAGCCACCCCCGAGGCAGTTGTCGAAGAGGCAGCAGTTGAGAAAGAGGCCGTCGTTGAAGCCGCCCCGGCAGTTGCTCCAGAAGCAGACGCCGCCGATGCGGCCGCCGATGCGGACACCGAAGGAGATAAGTAG
- a CDS encoding type Z 30S ribosomal protein S14, protein MAKKSMIAKQQRKPKFEVRGYNRCQRCGRPRAYLRKFGMCRICVRELALRGELPGVRKASW, encoded by the coding sequence ATGGCAAAAAAATCAATGATCGCAAAGCAGCAACGGAAGCCGAAGTTTGAAGTACGCGGCTACAACCGGTGCCAGCGCTGCGGCCGGCCTCGCGCCTATCTGCGGAAATTCGGTATGTGCCGTATCTGCGTGCGTGAGCTGGCGCTGCGCGGCGAGCTGCCTGGCGTGCGAAAGGCTTCGTGGTAG
- the rplD gene encoding 50S ribosomal protein L4 encodes MAGLAAPLYAPDGKEQGTMPLDEFVFGIEPNHSVMHQVVTAQLAGARAGTHSTKTRADVAGGGRKPWRQKGLGRARHGSIRSPQWKGGGVAWGPKPRSYAQRTPRKMKALALRSALSARASESAVRVVQTIDWTEPKTKSAKSLLHAMGCDGKTLVVLGRGDAVALKSFRNLSNIMIANPGQLTTYDVLWASRIVFTTDTIGGAAGVGTHAKADDDFVRETAGEEE; translated from the coding sequence ATGGCTGGACTCGCAGCACCCTTGTACGCACCTGATGGCAAAGAACAGGGCACGATGCCCCTCGACGAGTTCGTGTTTGGTATTGAGCCGAATCACTCGGTCATGCATCAGGTGGTAACTGCTCAACTCGCTGGTGCTCGCGCCGGCACCCATTCGACCAAGACCAGGGCCGACGTGGCCGGTGGTGGGCGGAAACCATGGAGGCAGAAAGGCCTTGGCCGGGCTCGCCATGGTTCGATCCGTTCCCCACAGTGGAAGGGTGGCGGTGTCGCCTGGGGACCGAAACCGCGGTCGTACGCTCAGCGGACTCCTCGCAAGATGAAAGCGCTAGCTCTTCGTTCTGCGTTGTCGGCCCGGGCCTCGGAATCGGCCGTACGAGTCGTGCAGACCATCGACTGGACCGAGCCCAAAACGAAGTCGGCCAAGTCGCTGCTCCACGCCATGGGGTGTGACGGAAAGACCCTGGTGGTCCTCGGGCGCGGAGATGCCGTAGCTCTCAAGTCCTTCCGTAACTTGTCAAACATCATGATCGCCAATCCGGGTCAACTCACCACGTATGACGTGTTGTGGGCGTCGCGAATCGTATTCACGACGGACACGATTGGCGGAGCGGCCGGGGTGGGTACCCACGCCAAGGCCGATGACGACTTTGTACGTGAGACGGCAGGGGAGGAAGAATGA
- the rpsQ gene encoding 30S ribosomal protein S17: MTDRNARKVRQGIVVSDARDKTVTVEVVDSVRHPKYGKVMRRSKKFHVHDETNDARNGDTVRIVETRPLSKSKRWRIEEVVERAR; encoded by the coding sequence ATGACTGATCGCAACGCTCGCAAGGTGCGGCAGGGCATCGTCGTCAGTGACGCTCGTGACAAGACCGTGACGGTCGAGGTGGTTGACTCTGTTCGACACCCGAAGTATGGAAAAGTCATGCGTCGGTCCAAGAAGTTCCACGTGCACGACGAGACGAACGACGCCCGCAATGGCGATACGGTTCGCATCGTCGAGACCCGTCCGCTTTCGAAGTCGAAGCGCTGGCGGATCGAAGAAGTCGTGGAGCGTGCCCGATGA
- a CDS encoding 50S ribosomal protein L24: MRLRVGDTVKVIAGKDLGKESKIAKVYPDRNKIIVENVATAKRHQKVNPQVQNSGGIIDKDMPIDASNVMIVCKKCGPTRISMKVTGSVKTRVCRRCGAAL; the protein is encoded by the coding sequence GTGCGGTTGAGAGTTGGAGACACCGTAAAGGTCATCGCCGGCAAGGATCTCGGCAAAGAGTCAAAGATCGCCAAGGTCTATCCGGACCGCAACAAGATCATCGTTGAAAATGTGGCGACCGCCAAGCGGCACCAAAAGGTCAACCCTCAGGTGCAAAACAGCGGTGGAATCATCGACAAAGACATGCCGATCGATGCCTCCAACGTGATGATCGTATGCAAGAAGTGCGGTCCGACCCGGATCAGCATGAAAGTGACCGGTTCGGTGAAGACCCGGGTATGTCGCAGATGTGGAGCAGCGCTATGA
- the rplP gene encoding 50S ribosomal protein L16, producing MLMPKRTKYRKVHRGKRRGPAKGGTKVSFGDYGLQALEAGWITARQIESSRIAITRTIRRGGKVWIPIFPDKPVTAKPAETRMGSGKGSPEFWVAVVKPGRVLFELSGVPEDLAREAMRKAGHKMPVKTRFVTREDS from the coding sequence ATGTTGATGCCTAAGCGGACCAAGTACCGCAAAGTTCATCGCGGCAAACGCCGTGGCCCGGCCAAGGGAGGCACCAAGGTGTCGTTCGGTGACTACGGGTTGCAGGCGCTGGAGGCCGGCTGGATTACCGCCCGCCAGATCGAGTCTTCTCGTATTGCGATCACTCGAACCATCCGCCGTGGTGGCAAGGTGTGGATCCCGATCTTCCCGGACAAGCCGGTCACCGCGAAGCCTGCTGAAACCCGTATGGGGTCCGGTAAAGGTAGCCCGGAGTTCTGGGTGGCCGTTGTCAAGCCGGGTCGGGTCCTTTTCGAGCTATCGGGCGTACCCGAGGACTTGGCTCGAGAAGCAATGCGCAAGGCCGGACACAAGATGCCCGTCAAGACTCGCTTTGTGACACGGGAGGACTCGTGA
- the rplB gene encoding 50S ribosomal protein L2: MAVKKHKPTSPGRRFQTVSDFAELTKGKKPEKALLEKKKATAGRNSKGRITSRHRGGGHKQRYRVVDFRRTKDGIPAKVAAIEYDPNRNARLALLHYVDGEKRYILAPLGVKVGDMVESGPRADIRPGNALPMRNIPGGTVIHAIEMRPGGGAKMVRSAGNSAQLMSKESDKALLRLPSGEMRTVSLDCRATVGEVGNPEAELVKLGKAGRNRWKGVRPQSRGVAMNPVDHPLGGGEGKTSGGRHPVSPWGKPEARTRKKNKASNKEIVRRRSKKGRR; encoded by the coding sequence ATGGCTGTGAAAAAACACAAGCCGACCTCGCCAGGTCGCCGATTTCAGACGGTTTCGGATTTTGCGGAACTGACCAAAGGCAAAAAGCCCGAAAAGGCATTGCTCGAGAAGAAGAAGGCTACGGCCGGTCGCAACAGCAAGGGCCGGATCACGTCTCGCCATCGTGGCGGTGGCCACAAGCAGCGTTACCGGGTTGTCGACTTCCGTCGCACCAAGGACGGGATTCCCGCCAAGGTTGCGGCCATCGAATACGATCCGAATCGCAACGCCCGGTTGGCTCTGCTGCATTATGTCGATGGGGAGAAGCGCTACATTCTGGCGCCGCTCGGTGTCAAGGTCGGCGACATGGTCGAATCTGGTCCGCGAGCCGATATCCGGCCAGGGAACGCCCTGCCAATGCGCAATATCCCCGGTGGTACGGTTATTCACGCCATCGAGATGCGTCCCGGCGGCGGTGCCAAGATGGTGCGATCCGCCGGTAACTCGGCCCAGCTCATGTCCAAAGAGAGCGACAAAGCTTTGCTTCGTCTGCCCTCTGGCGAGATGCGCACCGTGTCGCTCGATTGTCGGGCGACGGTTGGCGAAGTTGGTAACCCGGAAGCGGAATTGGTCAAGCTCGGAAAAGCGGGACGTAACCGCTGGAAGGGCGTCCGGCCGCAAAGCCGTGGTGTTGCCATGAACCCGGTCGACCACCCACTCGGTGGTGGTGAGGGCAAGACTTCTGGTGGTCGCCATCCTGTGAGCCCCTGGGGTAAGCCAGAGGCCAGGACCCGCAAGAAGAACAAAGCGAGCAACAAAGAAATCGTGCGTCGCCGCTCCAAGAAGGGACGTCGCTAA
- the rpsJ gene encoding 30S ribosomal protein S10, whose amino-acid sequence MASHTDAFAACADVPRRFIRKASVADNEQKIRIRLKAYDHHVVDESARKIAETVLRTQAKIKGPIPLPTRIHRYCVIRGPHVDKDSREHFELRIHKRLIDILEPTPKTVDSLMRLDLPAGVEVEIKL is encoded by the coding sequence ATGGCGTCTCATACAGACGCTTTCGCTGCCTGCGCGGATGTGCCTCGACGATTTATCAGGAAGGCCAGCGTGGCAGACAACGAGCAGAAGATTCGGATCCGGCTCAAAGCCTACGATCATCACGTGGTTGACGAGTCAGCCCGCAAGATCGCGGAAACGGTCCTTCGCACTCAGGCGAAGATCAAAGGCCCTATTCCGCTCCCTACCCGCATTCACCGCTACTGCGTCATCCGCGGACCGCATGTCGACAAGGACTCGCGTGAGCATTTCGAGTTGCGCATTCACAAGCGCTTGATCGACATTCTCGAGCCGACCCCCAAGACGGTCGACTCGCTCATGCGTCTTGACTTGCCGGCAGGTGTGGAAGTCGAGATCAAGTTATGA
- the rplE gene encoding 50S ribosomal protein L5 encodes MSQMWSSAMTPRLKVKYNEEVAPALFESLGVANRMLVPTFKKIVVNVGCGEGSADRKVIDGVMEDLSTITGQKPRVNLARKSIANFKLRDGQSVGASVTMRGDRMWEFLDRLIAIAIPRIRDFRGLNPQSFDGRGNYTFGVTEQLIFPEIDYDKVSAIRGMDITIVTSAQTDAHGKALLDAYGFPFRKQTVQA; translated from the coding sequence ATGTCGCAGATGTGGAGCAGCGCTATGACGCCTCGCCTAAAGGTCAAGTACAACGAAGAAGTGGCTCCGGCATTGTTCGAGTCACTCGGCGTTGCGAATCGTATGCTCGTACCGACCTTCAAGAAGATCGTCGTCAACGTGGGATGTGGAGAAGGCTCGGCAGACCGTAAGGTCATTGACGGCGTCATGGAAGACTTGTCGACCATCACGGGTCAGAAGCCGCGCGTGAACCTCGCCCGCAAGTCGATTGCCAATTTCAAGCTTCGAGATGGCCAGTCGGTCGGTGCTTCGGTGACGATGCGTGGAGACCGTATGTGGGAATTTCTTGATCGGTTGATCGCCATCGCCATTCCGAGAATCCGTGACTTCCGCGGGTTGAATCCTCAATCGTTTGATGGTCGCGGCAATTACACCTTCGGGGTAACCGAGCAGTTGATCTTTCCGGAAATCGATTATGACAAAGTCAGTGCCATCCGGGGCATGGACATCACGATTGTGACGTCGGCCCAGACGGACGCACACGGCAAAGCCCTCCTGGACGCATATGGCTTTCCGTTCCGCAAGCAGACGGTTCAGGCGTAG
- the rplN gene encoding 50S ribosomal protein L14, with protein sequence MIQQESRLKVADNSGAREVLCIRVLGGSKRRYARVGDVIVASVKEALPGANVKKGDVVKAVVVRTAKESRRSDGTYIRFDDNACVVIDDNRQPRGTRIFGPVGRELRDAKFMRIVSLAPEVI encoded by the coding sequence ATGATTCAGCAGGAATCCCGACTCAAGGTCGCCGACAACAGCGGTGCCCGCGAAGTTCTTTGTATCCGGGTACTCGGTGGCTCCAAGCGCCGGTACGCCCGGGTTGGTGACGTGATTGTGGCCAGTGTCAAGGAAGCCCTTCCTGGTGCCAATGTCAAGAAGGGTGACGTCGTAAAAGCCGTTGTCGTTCGGACCGCCAAGGAGAGCCGCCGGTCAGATGGGACGTACATTCGTTTTGACGACAATGCTTGCGTGGTCATCGACGACAATCGCCAGCCCCGCGGCACCCGTATCTTCGGCCCTGTGGGACGTGAACTGCGTGACGCCAAGTTCATGCGAATCGTCTCGCTTGCCCCGGAGGTGATCTAA
- the rplW gene encoding 50S ribosomal protein L23 gives MKFAEDVIFAPVVSEKTYELIERSNTYTFVVDPRANKTEIRLAVAGLFDVTVLNVNTANRKGKVKRTGNALGKRRSTKRAYVTLAAGDSIDIFGV, from the coding sequence ATGAAATTCGCTGAAGACGTGATTTTCGCTCCGGTCGTATCTGAGAAGACGTACGAACTGATCGAAAGGTCCAACACGTACACCTTTGTGGTTGATCCTCGCGCCAATAAGACCGAGATTCGCCTGGCGGTAGCCGGTCTCTTTGATGTGACCGTACTCAACGTGAATACCGCCAACCGCAAAGGCAAAGTCAAGCGGACCGGCAACGCCCTGGGCAAGCGCAGAAGCACGAAGCGGGCCTACGTTACGTTGGCGGCCGGCGATTCAATAGACATTTTCGGAGTGTGA
- the rpmC gene encoding 50S ribosomal protein L29 encodes MNANKLRELSDEELDVQLVEAKRELFNLRFQLATNQLDNTARLGQVKKDIARILSVARESEIKRWAASQLGKEGA; translated from the coding sequence GTGAACGCCAACAAACTACGGGAACTGTCGGACGAAGAGTTGGATGTCCAGCTCGTCGAAGCGAAGCGTGAGCTGTTCAATCTCCGCTTTCAGCTGGCCACAAACCAGCTCGACAACACTGCCCGTCTCGGACAGGTCAAAAAAGACATCGCTCGCATTCTTAGCGTTGCCCGCGAATCTGAAATCAAAAGGTGGGCTGCCTCACAGCTCGGTAAGGAAGGTGCGTGA
- the rpsS gene encoding 30S ribosomal protein S19: MARSLKKGPFVDDHLMKKVDALNDSGDKKVIRTWSRRSTVFPEMVGHTIAVHDGRKHVPVYITESMVGHKLGEFAPTRTFRGHAGDRGAKKR; encoded by the coding sequence ATGGCTCGTAGTCTCAAAAAGGGCCCATTTGTCGACGATCACCTCATGAAAAAGGTGGATGCGCTCAACGATTCGGGCGACAAGAAAGTCATCCGGACCTGGAGCCGGCGATCAACCGTTTTCCCGGAGATGGTCGGACACACGATTGCCGTCCACGACGGACGCAAGCACGTGCCGGTTTACATCACCGAATCGATGGTGGGACATAAGTTGGGCGAATTTGCGCCGACCCGTACGTTCCGCGGTCACGCAGGTGACAGGGGAGCGAAGAAACGATGA
- the rplV gene encoding 50S ribosomal protein L22 has protein sequence MKVRAQAKYIRQAPNKVRFVLDHVRGLPVIEAQQVLQFTTRRAAEPISKVLNSAIANASNNFGFDPEELVVAEAFADEGPTLKRFRPRARGRATPIHKRTSHITIVLSANEED, from the coding sequence ATGAAAGTACGCGCTCAGGCCAAATATATTCGACAGGCCCCGAACAAGGTTCGCTTTGTACTTGATCACGTGCGCGGCCTTCCGGTTATCGAAGCTCAGCAGGTTTTGCAGTTCACGACGCGCCGGGCGGCTGAGCCGATTTCGAAGGTTCTGAACTCCGCCATTGCCAATGCATCCAACAACTTCGGGTTCGATCCCGAAGAGTTGGTGGTTGCCGAGGCGTTCGCCGACGAGGGCCCAACGCTCAAGCGTTTCCGGCCTCGTGCTCGTGGGCGGGCTACTCCGATTCACAAGCGGACGAGCCATATCACGATTGTTTTATCAGCGAACGAGGAGGACTGA
- the rplC gene encoding 50S ribosomal protein L3 — translation MKAILGEKLGMTQVFNDAAQAIPVTVIKAGPCTVTQLKTVEKDGYSAIQIAYKELPSRKVNQPMQGHFEAAGVAPNKYLVELRVADSSEFELGQKITIADVLAKGDKADVSGVSKGKGFQGVMKRHNFKGMPASHGAHKVHRAPGSIGACATPARVFKGTKLPGRMGSEKVTVMNLSVVDIDVERGLLLLGGAVPGPKGSVILVREAVKS, via the coding sequence ATGAAAGCGATTCTTGGAGAGAAGCTTGGGATGACCCAGGTCTTCAATGATGCAGCACAGGCGATTCCCGTCACCGTCATCAAGGCCGGTCCTTGCACCGTGACTCAGCTCAAGACTGTGGAAAAGGACGGCTACTCGGCTATCCAGATCGCCTACAAGGAGCTCCCTTCCCGCAAAGTGAACCAGCCGATGCAGGGCCATTTTGAAGCCGCCGGCGTTGCCCCGAACAAGTACCTCGTCGAACTGCGGGTCGCTGATTCGTCCGAATTCGAACTTGGTCAGAAAATCACCATCGCCGATGTGCTTGCAAAAGGCGACAAGGCCGATGTGAGTGGCGTTTCCAAGGGTAAGGGTTTCCAGGGCGTCATGAAGCGCCACAATTTCAAAGGTATGCCTGCCAGCCACGGCGCCCACAAAGTCCATCGTGCCCCTGGTTCGATCGGGGCTTGCGCGACGCCGGCTCGTGTCTTCAAAGGCACCAAGCTGCCTGGTCGCATGGGCAGTGAAAAGGTGACGGTAATGAACTTAAGTGTCGTCGACATCGACGTCGAGCGTGGCTTGTTGCTGCTTGGCGGTGCCGTCCCCGGTCCCAAAGGATCGGTCATTCTTGTCCGAGAGGCGGTGAAGTCATAA